The Kribbella shirazensis genomic interval GGTACGGCGAAACGCGTATCCACCGAACGCGTTCGCGCCCGCGAACACGTCGTCCCCGCCCGACGCGGGGCCGTCGCCAGCCTCGTCGCCGCCACTAGAGACACTGTTACGGCGAAACACGTACCCGCCGAATCCGTTGCCGCCGGCGAACGCGTCGTCACCGGCCAACGCGTCCCTACCAGCTGACGCGTCACCTTTGCCGGCTGACGTATCCCTCCTGCCTGGCGAATCCGTACGGCCTGATGCATCCGTACTGCGTGATGCATGACTGCGGCCGAACTCGAAGGCGCCACTGAACGCGGCAACACCATCTGGCGCATCGGTACGGCCGAAGACATATCCGCTGATCGGCTCCTGACCAGCAGACGCATCGCCGGCGCCAGGCGCATCGCCGGTGCCGGGCGCGCTGGTACCGGGCACATCGCCCGTGCCACGCGCATCGCCCGTGCGACGCGCATCGCCGGTGCCGGGCACATCGCTGCGGCCGTACGCGAAGCCACCGCGGAATGCGGCGTCGGTACCTATCGCGTCGCCGGGGCCGGGTGCGCCACCGAATGGGGTGGTGAATGCGTTGTCGCCGTCGAGTGTTTGGGCACTGCGTAGCGGATCGCTGTGGTGGATTGGGTTGGCGTTGCGGGAGGCGCGGGTGCGGCCGGCGCGGCCTCGGCGGAAGGTGGTCCGTCGGGTGGAGCGGCGGCGTTTCGATCGGGAGTTGCCGGTTGGGGCGGGGGCGGATTCGGCGTACTGGGGTCGGGTTGGCGGGGTTGAAGGGGGTGGGGGCGGGTTCGATTGCGGCGGACCTAGTGGCGCTCGGGAGAGCGTGGGTACGTCGTCGTCATCTGCGGAATCGTCAGCCGAGTTCGCGGGGTGGTTGTGCCAGGGATCGGTCGAGGTGACGGGTGGGCTGTCGGCGGCAGGCGAAGGCGCAGAGGGGTAGCCGTCAGACGGTCCGGCGGGCGCAGTACCGGACGTGCCTACGGGCTTGGAAGCAGGCGCAGGGGTGGAGGCGGACGCCCGGCGTGGGCCGGTCGTTGGCTCGGGCTTAGAACCGGAGGTGTGCTCGGACCGCGAGGACAGGTCGGGCCCGGAACCAGAAACAGGCAACGCACCTGAACCAGGCAAGGCACCTGAAGCAGGCAAGGCACCTGAAGCAGGCAAGGCACCTGATGCAGGCGCGAGTGAGGAGCCAGCCGCTCGCGCGGAGGCACGTGGTCGCGTGGCCCCAGGTTCTGCAGCAGAGCCCGGCGCTGGGGTGGGACCAGGTCCTGCAGCCGAACCAGCCGGCGCAGCCGAGCCGCGCGGTCGGGTGGAGCCAAGCGGTGCGGTGGAGCCAGGCACGGAAGCCGAACCGGGCGCTGAAGCTGAGCCAGGCACGGCAGATGAGCCAGCCGGTGGGGTGGGGCCAGGCGCTGGAGTGGGACCAGGCTCCGCAGCCGGACCAGCCGGACCCGCCGCAGCCGGCACAACCGAGCCGGGCGGTGAGGTGGAGCCAAGCGGTGCGGTGGAGGCAGGCACTGGGGCCGAGCCGGGCGCCGGAGCTGAGTCAGGCACGGCCGATGAGCCAGCCCGTGAGGTGGAACCAGGCGCTGCAGCCGGAGCAGACGGTTCGGACGGTGCAGCCGGATCAGGCGATGGAGCGGGGGCAGATGACGGGGACGAGGTCGGCGGTGGGGGTGGGGGTAGCTCGGGGGTTGGGGTGGGGTCGGGGGGCATGGCTAGGTCTATGGGGGTGGGTGGGGAGAGGGTGAGGAGGCGGTGTGGGAGGGCCTTTAGAGGGGTGGTGGTGATGAGGGTGGGGGTGAAGGCGGTGGGGTCTGCGGCTGCGTGGTGGATGAGGGTGGGCAGGGCTTCTATGTCGGCGGTTGTGGTGCCGGGGTGGAGGGTGGCGTCGGTGAGGATGGGGCGGCCTTCGGCGTCGAACATGACGTTGTGGGGAGTGATCGAGCCGTGGGTTAGGCGGGAGTCGTGGAGGTGGGCTACGGCTTCTGCTAGGGGCGCTAGGAGGGTGACCAGTTCGCCGCGGGACAGTGGGTCGCGGCGGGTGAGGAGGGCTGCGAGGGTGCCGGCTACGAGGTGCTGGGTGATCAGGATCCAGCCGGTGTTTGTTTCGTGGAACTCTCGTACGTAGGCCAGGTGCGGGTGCTGTAGGCGGGACAGGAGGCTGAGGTCCTCGCGGAACCTTCTCGGGTCGGGGACCGCCTTGAACGGGATGTGTTTCAGCACGGCGTTCCGGCCGGTCGCGCGGTCCCGGACCTGCCAGACTGTTCCGCCCGGTCCGGACCCGAGCTGCCGGCGCAGGCTGTATCCACCGAGGTCTGCGAGGTCCATGCCCAAGAGGATGCACCGATCGCGACCTCGCCCGCGGAAGTTATCCACAGCTCCATCGGCGAGCGCACGGAGTACGCCAGGACCCCTCCGGAGCACACGCGCTCTGGAACACAGCCCGTCCCGGCAGGCCTACAACGCACCACAAGCAGGATCAGACGGCTCGGTGGATCCCGGGACAGACAGCCCGAGCACCCGTTCCGGGACGCTGCCCCCGGACGCGCGGGCCACTGCGCACTCGAGCGTGTGATGGGTGTACAGGTCCGAGTGTGAGGTCCCTGTGCGGCGGGGCGCGAGGCTCGCGGGATCGGGATGCGGGGACCGGCACGAGGCACGGGGCGCGGGGACCGGGATGCGGGGACCGGGGCGCGGGGACCGGGGTGCCGGACCGGATGCAGGGACCGGGGGCGCGGCACTCAGGATGCGGGATCCGGGATGCGGGGACCCGGAATGCGCGGACCCGGGCGCGGGGGGCGCGGAGCCGCAGGGGCGGAGGCCCGGGCGCGGAGGCGGAGGCCCGGGCGCGGAGGCGGAGGCCCGGGCGCGGAGGCGGAGGCCCGGATGCGGGGACGGAGGCCCCAGGCGCGGGGCCCGAGCGCGGGGACGGAGGGCCAGGCGCGGGGCCGAGCGCGGAGGCGCGGAGGCGCAAGCGCGGAGGCGCGGAGGCGCGGAGGCGCAGGCGCGGAGGCGCGGAGGCGCAGGCGCGGAGGCGCGGAGGCGCAGGCGCGGAGGCGCGGGGGCGGAGGCCTAGACGCGCTGGGGCGTGGGCGCTGGGGCGCGGGCGCGGGATGCCGGCGCCGGACCGGGGCGCCGGCCGCCTGTACATGAGCTCTGCGCGCCGTCGGCAACCGCGACCCGTTGGCTCACCACCGGTCGCCGGCGATCGCGCACCCGACCTGCCCGTGGGGCGGGATCGATCCGCGATGTGGGGGACGGGGCGAGGCGGCGGGGTCTGCGGACGGGTCTGGGGCAGGTCTGGGGCAGGTCTGGGGCAGGTCTGCGGACGGGTCGGGGGATGGGGTGTGGGGGTGCGCCTACACTCGGGGCGTGAGGGTTATCGAGTATGTGGAAGCCGGGTTCGGTGCTGGTGCGGTGGATTATGAGGCCGCGTGGGACGAGCAGCGGCGGCTGCATGCGGAGGTTGCTGGGGGCACCGGTTCGGATACGGTGATTCTGCTCGAGCATCCGCCGGTGTACACGGCAGGTAAGCGCACCGAGGCGCATGAGCGGCCGGTTGACGGTACGCCGGTGGTGGATGTCGACCGCGGTGGGAAGATCACCTGGCACGGGCCCGGGCAGCTGGTCGGGTATCCGATCGTGAAGCTGGCCTCACATGTGTACGTCGTGGACTATGTCCGGCGGCTCGAGGAGGCGCTGATCGGTGTCTGCGCCGAGCTCGGGGTGAAGTCCGGCCGGGTCAAGGGCCGCAGTGGTGTCTGGGTGGCAGCCGACGACCGTGGGCGGGAGCGAAAGATCGCCGCGATCGGGATCCGGGTCGCCCAGGGTGTGACCATGCACGGGTTCGCGCTGAACTGCAACAACGACCTGGCCTGGTTCGACCGGATCGTGCCGTGTGGCATCTCGGACGCCGACGTGACGACGCTGTCCAAGGAGCTCGGCCGCGAGGTCACGATCGCGGAGGTCCTCGACCCGGTACGTCGGCATCTCGACCGGTTCCTCGCGTGGGAAGAGTACGAGCGCAGCCCGGACATCGACCACCACGAGGAACCGCCGACCGCGATCACCTACGGGCTGACGGTCTGAGGCTCCAGTCCCACCTCCGCGCGCCACTCCGCGTGCAACGACTGCAGCCGGGCAACGACGTCGGGCTGGTCTGCCAGGTGGTTGGTCTGCTCGCCGATGTCGTCGGCCAGGTGCGCGAGGAACCAGCCCTCCCCCATCGGCGCGTGCTCGTAGTCGCGTAGATGCCGGGTGTTGGCGTCGTCGTCGACCCAACTGAGCTTCCAGTCCCCCGACCGCACGGCCCACTGGAACCCGCAGTCCCAGTGCAGGTTCTCGTGGGCCACGTCGGCCGACCCGGCCAGTACCGGCAGGATGTCGAGGCCGTCGGCGCCCTCCACGGTCGCACCGGCCGCCGCGGCCAGCGTCGGCACCAGGTCCATCGTGCTCACCAACGCGTCAGTACTGCGACCAGCCGGCAGCTGCCCCGGCCAGCGCCAGAGCATCGGGATCCGGATACCGCCGTCCCACAGCGTGTACTTCGTCCCGCGCAGCGGAGCGTTGTCGCCGAAGTTGCAGGTCGACCCACCGTTGTCGGTCACGTACACCACGATCGTGTCGTCGCCGGCCACGTCGAGCAGCCGCCCGATCTCCGCGTCCATCAGCTCCAGCTGGGCGAGGTAGTACTCCCGTCCATGCGGCAGATTCGGCACGATCACGTCGTCGTACCACTCCATGAACGGGCCGTCGGTCTCTGGGGACCAGTCGTGGAAGGCCGGTAGACCCCGCGCCTCCAGCTCGGACTCCGGCAGCTGCCAGCAGAAGTTGTGTACGGCGTTGAACGCGACCATGCAGAAGTACGGCCGCTCGTCCTCCGCCTCCATGAACTCCGCCGCCCGCCGGCCGAACTCAGCCGTCAAGAAGCCCTCATGCTCAACCGGCGCGTCGCCAGACAGCAGCGGCTGCACAGCCATGTGGTGCGCGGCCGGTTGTCCGTACGACGTCACTGAGTCCTCGGAGTGATGCATGTAGTTCAGCCGACCGAATGACTGCCCCGCCAGCCCGTACAGCGTCTCCTCGAACCCGTGGTGTGGCGGACACGCCCTGTCCCCCACGTCCTCTTTCCCGTAGTGCACCTTGCCGAAGTACCCGGTGCGATACCCCTGGTCGCGCAGGATCTCCGCCAGCGTCGGTACGTCGTCCGGCGGGAAAGCAGCCGAGTCGAACCACTGACCACCCCAGCGCTGCTGGTACCGCCCGGAGATGATCGACGCCCGCGACGGGCTGCAGATCGGAGCTGTCACGTAGGCGTCGGTGCAGCTGACCCCCTCCGCAGCCAGCCGGTCCAGCGCCGGAGTACGTACGTCGGAGTGCACACCGAGCCTGCTGCGGTCGGCGTACCCGTGGTCGTCGGAAACGATTAGCAGAATGTTCGGAGCGGGCAAGGGCTCATCCTCTCGCAAGTCGCGCAGCCTGGTCTGACTTCGCACGGGCGTCGGTCGCATCTGGGTCCAGCAGCAATCTCAACTCAGCATCCAGTCGCTGCACCAGAGCCGAGTCATCAGACAGGTCATGAAGCTCCAGCGGGTCCTCGTCGACGTTGAAGACCTGTGGCGAGTGCTCGGAGCCGTAGTAGCAGTACTTCCAAGGTCCGGACTTCAGCATGAAGCCTCCGTCCACCATGCCCTGTGCGTGGTACTCCGACAGCACAGGTCGGTCCTGCACGTCCAGCAACGTGTGCCCCGGTAGAGCAGTGTCGGGAGCCAGACCGGCAATGTCCCGGAGCGTAGGCAGTACGTCGACCAGACTGACGTGTGCAGTACTCCGGCCCGGCTGCAGCGACGGATGGCGCAGGAGCAATGGGACGCGTACGGCGGGCTCGTAGAAGCACTGCTTCTGCCAGATGCCGTGCTGACCGGCCATTTCGCCGTGGTCGCTGGTGTAGATGACCACTGTGTCGTCCGGTACTGCGGCCAGCAGCCGGCCGATCTGATGGTCGAGGTGACTGATCAGCGCCCAG includes:
- a CDS encoding sulfatase, with protein sequence MPAPNILLIVSDDHGYADRSRLGVHSDVRTPALDRLAAEGVSCTDAYVTAPICSPSRASIISGRYQQRWGGQWFDSAAFPPDDVPTLAEILRDQGYRTGYFGKVHYGKEDVGDRACPPHHGFEETLYGLAGQSFGRLNYMHHSEDSVTSYGQPAAHHMAVQPLLSGDAPVEHEGFLTAEFGRRAAEFMEAEDERPYFCMVAFNAVHNFCWQLPESELEARGLPAFHDWSPETDGPFMEWYDDVIVPNLPHGREYYLAQLELMDAEIGRLLDVAGDDTIVVYVTDNGGSTCNFGDNAPLRGTKYTLWDGGIRIPMLWRWPGQLPAGRSTDALVSTMDLVPTLAAAAGATVEGADGLDILPVLAGSADVAHENLHWDCGFQWAVRSGDWKLSWVDDDANTRHLRDYEHAPMGEGWFLAHLADDIGEQTNHLADQPDVVARLQSLHAEWRAEVGLEPQTVSP
- the lipB gene encoding lipoyl(octanoyl) transferase LipB, with protein sequence MRVIEYVEAGFGAGAVDYEAAWDEQRRLHAEVAGGTGSDTVILLEHPPVYTAGKRTEAHERPVDGTPVVDVDRGGKITWHGPGQLVGYPIVKLASHVYVVDYVRRLEEALIGVCAELGVKSGRVKGRSGVWVAADDRGRERKIAAIGIRVAQGVTMHGFALNCNNDLAWFDRIVPCGISDADVTTLSKELGREVTIAEVLDPVRRHLDRFLAWEEYERSPDIDHHEEPPTAITYGLTV